One segment of Phosphitispora fastidiosa DNA contains the following:
- the pyrR gene encoding bifunctional pyr operon transcriptional regulator/uracil phosphoribosyltransferase PyrR — MLSEKAVILDADGIRRALTRIAHEIIERNKGVEEVALIGIRRRGVPLAERLAKRIKEIEGKDIPIGVLDITLYRDDLTTITQQPVIHRTDISFAVDNRTLVLVDDVLFTGRTIRAALDAIIDLGRPNSIQLAVLVDRGHRELPIRADYVGKNVPTSKKEIISVYLSEIDKDDKVVIEEDTG; from the coding sequence ATGCTCAGTGAAAAAGCGGTAATTCTTGATGCTGATGGAATCCGCAGGGCGCTAACCAGGATAGCTCATGAGATTATTGAGCGGAACAAGGGTGTGGAAGAAGTTGCCTTGATTGGTATCCGCAGGCGCGGTGTTCCCCTTGCTGAACGCCTGGCTAAAAGGATAAAGGAAATTGAGGGCAAGGATATTCCGATAGGGGTTCTGGACATTACCCTTTATCGGGATGATCTGACAACTATCACTCAGCAGCCGGTAATTCACCGGACAGATATTTCCTTTGCAGTCGATAACAGGACACTGGTTCTTGTTGATGATGTGTTATTTACCGGAAGGACGATAAGGGCGGCTCTGGATGCAATTATCGACCTGGGAAGACCCAATTCCATTCAACTGGCGGTGCTTGTTGACAGAGGCCACCGGGAGCTGCCGATAAGAGCAGATTATGTTGGCAAGAATGTTCCCACTTCAAAGAAAGAAATCATTTCGGTATATCTTTCCGAAATAGATAAAGATGATAAAGTTGTTATTGAAGAGGATACCGGATAA